AGCACTGTAgtaataaacataaacaaagtgATTTTCTCACCTTGACTGTTGATGCAAATCTGAAATAGAGCAAAACAAGTCAGAATGACTGaattatcacacacacacaccaaagcaAAACACTGTCATAACCCTTTTAAAGAATGTAAAAAGCACTAAAGCAAAGCATTTAAACTGCATTAAGATGTATTTACACACACTCCCTtacctcttcattttcctcatcaaaGTATTTGACTTGAAAGTGGTTGATCCCAAATGATGCTTTGATCTGAAATATGATTTAAATTCAGAAGTTAATAATTTtgttataaatataaaatgagtttttttttgtcccatttGAGACGTAAAGTATAAACATCAATAATGGCACGTTGAGAAATCTCCTCTTACAGTTAACAACTGTGCAAACACTTTACAGCAAACACAGCAGATGTCTCACTTTATAATTATTAATGTACAGTCCGGTTAACATGTTAACAATTATGCACACGGGGTTTTCTCAATAACACCGGCTGTCCTTCCGGTAGTCTATTGTTTACGTGCCTAGGCCATGTCTGGGGCCTGCTTTCCACCAAACTGCGCCAGCATTTAGCCAGCACGCACAGCTAACAGCTCACCCAAGCTTCCACGGATTCCCACTCCAATTTGTCCAAATCCTGCGCCAGGAATCTCTTCACGTTCCCCCGAAAATTGACTTTAATAGTAACAGGAAGCCCCATGTCAGCCGTTCACGAGCATGCGATGGCTATCATTTGCGTTGACACCGGCCTATTTGATCCCTGTTGCCCTCGACTGTCTTTtcttgtttacatcgtcagctGCGTTCGAGAAAAATAATACGGTGACGTCCCCCCCGCGCATGCGCAGTCTCCAAAAACATCGCGTCCGCTCTGTGCCGTGTTGCCAGGTCcgcttttttttctcacacacacgcacacacacacacacacacacacacacacacacacacacacacacacacacacacacacacacacacacacactgacaggaaataatataataaacaGTGGGAGAAACAGATCTGACCTTAATACAGCATGTTGATGATGCTGGCAcccaaaagcacaaaaaaatgttttcaaatatatattcatatatatatagatatatatatatatatctatatatatctatatatctatatatatatatatatatatatatatagtggcAAGCCATTCAGGAAATTaattaaccctaaccctaacccatattgaatgaaactttgaatatatggaatgaagtctgTAGTGTTATTTCAAAAGTTGGATTTTGCGCTCAGCAGTGATTGTTGAACATTATTACTTTGAAGAAGTAAAAGTGTTACAATAATTTAACTATGATCTTCGAGGTGACGCTTTCTACATTCCATATTATTTATATCATTTTGAGTACGACCAGCACCTTAtaaaaaagttattattattattattaatattattattattattattattattattaatattattaatattattattattattattattattattattattattattaataataatattattaatattattattattattattaatattattattattattattattaataataatattattaatattattattattattattaatattattattattattattattaatattattaataaaaattaAGTATTGGTATATTTCAGCTgatgtcatttttcaaaaccagCATATTCAGCAGGGTGTCTTTTGGATGACAACAATGAAACTGGTGGATTTGGATAATTTAAATAAGCTtcaattcaatatattcaaagtttcattcaatatattaatttcctgaacgcCTTgccacaatatatatatatatatatatatatatatatatatatatatatatatatatatatatatatatatatatatatatactgtatatagtaTATGTATAGTGCTATCAAGTGTCCTCTGTTTTCCACTATGTGGTGGGTTAAGTCACCTGTTGGgcttcatttaatttttatgAGGAGCCAGGTCgtttgtttttgggcttgtttccagacagctggttgcttgtttctctcgcgagatctggcaacactggTTCTGTTGCCGTCGCGTTCTAAACGACGTCATCATTGCGCTCCCCAAGTGTGGCTGACAAGTGAAAAGCCACACGCTTTACAAGTGAATTTAATGCTGTTGGCACAATCTTCGCTCATTTGATCCCATAAGATGTCTTCACTCCTCAAGGTGGACAATGAAATCAAAACCAAGGTGAGCTCagtctctttgtttttaaacctcCTGTAAAGGTTAACGGCGTGTTTGTTGTTGCCATTCGCTAGCTAGCATGTTAGCCACGTTTTGTAGCATGATGTGATGAAGGCTAACAGCGGCTAACCGGCTTGTTTCCCGCCTGCTACATCACACCTGTCAGACCTTTACACAGACAGGTAGTGTGTCATAGTGACGCTGAGCTTCACGAGGGGGAAAGTGAAGCCACAACAACAAAGTGTGTCACAGGTATTTAAAGTAGAAGAGCACATGCACTGAAGAGGcctgagctaactgagctaacagagctaacagGTTAGCCCTgcagaagctgctgctgctgtcacaccTGCGTCATTCAGGTGATAACATGATGTTCCTGCAGCATCAGTAGAAGCCAATGGGAGACTTATTGAATAGTTCTTCAGTTTTCAGCCTCTTCTAGTCAAagggatgatttgttgtttttctgcagcaggtttatttaaactgttttaatgttttgcaggtttatttaaactgttttaatgttttgcaggtttatttaaactgttttaatgttttgcaggtttatttaaactctgttttgatgttttgcaggtttatttaaactctgttttaatgttttgcaggtttatttaaactgttttaatgttttgcaggtttatttaaactgttttaatgttttgcaggtttatttaaactgttttaatgttttgcaggtttatttaaactctgttttgatgttttgcaggtttatttaaactctgttttgatgttttgcaggtttatttaaactctgttttgatgttttgcaggtttatttaaactgttttgatgttttgcaggtttatttaaactctgttttgatgttttgcaggtttatttaaactctgttttgatgttttgcaggtttatttaaactctgttttgcaggtttatttaaactgttttaatgttttgcaggtttatttaaactctgttttgatgttttgcaggtttatttaaactgttttaatgttttgcaggtttatttaaactctgttttgatgttttgcagGTTGATGCTTTTAGGGAACGAATCACTTCAGAAGTAAGTTATTCACTTCACCAACAAATCTACACAATGCACCTTTAAAGTGAtcaaaatctgtttgtttttaaacatgaattaaagcaacagtttgtttgtttgtttgtttgttttgtttttcaggcagAGAACCTCGTTGCTAGTTTTTTCCCAAAGAAGTTACTGGAACTCGATCACTTCCTTAAGGTCAGTTACGTGTGTTCATTCAGATCGTGTTGCCCTACATCTCGTGGTTTGAGTGAACTcatatactgattagagctctcaagaactgccctcaatgttgtgctttgcctctggtcacttcctgtcagcacctgtgtgtccaatcagactcaaagctgatcgtttgctcttactgacattgttcccttttttcgagatccttgcttgtgttgttcttactctctgatgtacgtcgctttggagaaaagcgtctgctgagtgaattgttaactggactgtaaaatcaaaagagaaaactGGGTGTCAAAAGTTGTAACATCACAATTTGCAGAGTAACTTTATCTGCTGGACGATCTCCTGCTTTAGCTTTACTATCAAAAGATCCAATAAATCTGTTAATGACTGTTTGATCAACAAATAAAGTACATTTAGTGTTTTTGGGGCCTGATAAAGTTCATGACAAGATTCATATCAACtcatacaattctacaattcacttagcagacgcttttatccaaagcgacgtacatcagagagtaagaacaacactaatccattcatacaccgccactaaagcagcgggagcaatgcagcccaaggacacgtcggacatgttgctcagctggggatcgaaccctcgacctactggttgagaggcgacgactctaccagctgagccacagctgccctacTCATAAATTCATAACtgacatttaatgtttttaaactttattatactttttttaatactttttgcTATAATGTGTTATAAAACCAAACAAATTTCTTATTGATGATCAAAACTATCAGAGTatcaaagctttttaaaaaaaaagcttcagatcttcagtcatactTTTAACCCAAAGCTGCCTTAAAGATGGAGAGCACTGACTAATGCTGACCTTACACCAAACGACATTTAGAGTGATTTAGAGTCACAGACACATTTCTGAAGACGGATTAAAATCATGAGAGTTTTGCTTAAATTTGGTGATCTCGTCGTTTGGTGTAAAGTGGTCAGAAAACTCAATCCGGACTGTTTTAATGTCTTTCTCTCGTCTTTACATTACAATATAATTAAACCTGTTTAATGTTACCTCACGTCTTCGGTCTTGTTTTATGCAAATCGTCTTGTTCAATGATGCAAACATAGTCAGCAACCAATAGGAGTGGACTTTCCAGcaccaaacaggaagctgaAAACTAGTAAACAAGGCGGGGAGGCGAAGGAAGATGTGGTTCTCGTTGGGTCTTTTTCAAACACTGCCGACACTTTACAACTCTGTCTGTGTGGAGGGTCTGCTGCTTTTACACTGTTTCTCATCAAAATTAACatttctggtattgtgacaacacTACTGTCATTAATTAGCAGGTTAGCCTCACTGTCCACACTGGCTAAATATCTGACAGTATACAAATGTATTCTTTCACAGTGTAATCTTTTCAATTCACATCATTTAtaatgtaaaatatacattCTGTAACCTCGTTGTTTTCAGGATCCAATCATAAACATCAGTGACCTGAAGGAGATCCACTCTGACATCAATCTCACGGTGCCAGACCCCATCCTGCTCCCAAACCTGCATGACGGACTTGAAGCAGTAAGGGTTTCATGAAATCcacaagaaatgaaaaaaacaaaaataataataatttgtacTTGCTGTGTGGAGAATGTGagcttctgcttttgttttgtttttacagcaaaatGCAAAGAAGAGAAAGCTGGAGGATGGAGGGGAGGACATGGGTGAGTACAAAATGAGTGGCTGAATGACTGCAGTTATGATCACATTAGTGGGACAAGTTTGCAAGATGAAgactaaaataaatgttttattgtgtttttccaaGACGGATCATTAAGAAACATCCCTGGTCCCATTTTTGGTTTGAAACTTTAAGGGAATATTCTTAACTTTTATGTGTTTGCAGTGTTGTTCAGCTCTTGTGTCAAAAAAAgttgtgttattatttttttttaaattattactCAAAAAATAATTAGTACTAGATCCAATGTATATAGCGTCTTTCAAGAAACCTGGGGATGCTTTACATGAAGGGAGCAAACACTGAAcagctgcacttttttttaacaccaatGAAACTGTGGATTTAACTAATTTTTGGGTTAAAGTGTCTGTAATCAAtcctgttgtttatgttttttccttctttccgTGTTTCCAGTCACCGGCACCAAGGTCTTCGTCATGCCTGGTGGGATGATGAAGAGCAATGGGAATCTTGTTGATCTCATTGAAAAGGTCAAACCAGAGATCAGGACGCTCATAGAGAAATGTAACACAGTAAGTCATTGATGTTCTCATGAGTGTTGTAAGTGTTGAGTTCCAACATGAGTAGCAATAAAAGGCATTTTTGCAAGAAGAATATTTGTGAATGCTGAACATTGCATGTGGATATGAACTGATGATCCACAGGTGTtgcttcttcctttttcttagCACTCTCCTTGTAATCTGCAGGTCAAAATGTGGGTTCAGCTGCTCATCCCAAGGATAGAAGATGGCAACAACTTCGGAGTGTCCATCCAGGAGGAGACAGTAGCTGAGCTCAGAACAGTGGAAGGGGAGGCAGCATCCTACCTCGATCAGATTTCAAGGTTTGGAGATATCATAATTTACTTTACACACCGGGAGGTTTgaaagtgctgctgctgctgcaggagatgCTTGTTTCTTTACTTGTATCATTTACAAGATTGCTTCTGCCTTCTTTTCTTCCAGATACTACATCACAAGGGCAAAGCTGGTTTCTAAAATAGCTAAATATCCACATGTGGTAAGTGAATATTATCTATAAAGAATCAAGGTCTTTAGAcaagaaaatacacattttagaatcatcaaaaaaaactacacagcattttaaaatgtgtattttcacTGTGACGTTTGAAGTCTGAAAGTTTTCGCTTTGTGACATTAGAACTAGAAACCACAGTGACCCCTGGTGGCTTGAGAAGCGTACAGCAGTCTTTCTAATAAAGAAGACAGTTTTTATgacttcacaaacaaacaaacagttaaaaacattATCTGCTCGTGCTGATTTCTGGTTCACTAATATATTTGTAATGGCTCAGGCTGCTTCACGGTGAAAGTCCGTCCTGCGTTTCCTCACTTGACAAGCCGTTAATGTGAGCGAGCAACAGAAGGAAATGTTCGATTAGTGCCAGAACCAGCTAATAAAAGCTCTGATAACAGGAGAGGGAACAGTAAACAGTGAAGGCTTGGATGAGTCCAGGATGAAAACAGGCGGACTGATAATAAAAATGACGTCGGAGAgaatttaaacacacaaactggaTTTTGTTGGAATATATCaataaatcaaactttatttataaagcacctttcagacTAAGAGCTTTACAAAGGAGCAGAAAAGTGATGGACAAAAGGTAGTTTGTAAAAATCTGAGAATAATATGTTGACTGTGCTGTTCAGTGTGATATGCAAATTTGTTCCAGCAATGATGCAAATAAATGAAtcctgtatttttatttttcataggAGGACTATCGGCGTACAGTAACCGAGATTGATGAGAAGGAATACATCAGCCTGAAGATCATAGTTTCGGAGCTTCGAAATCAATACGTATGTCACCATTTACGTCtgtcatttctttaaagaaaatcctctcttcttcttctgtttttatatttgacacCACTGTGTTTATTTACCGTGAAGGTTACGTTACACGACATGATCCTGAAGAACATCGAGAAGATCAAGAAGCCTCGAAGCAGTAATGCCGACGCCTTGTACTGATGTTCATCCAGCCATCTCAAGTCTCTGCCTCCCATTTCCAGCCCTcgtctcccccctccctccccccctccatcGCCGCCACGCCATGTCGAGCTGTAGACGCCCGGCCCCGGTCCACTCTGGACTACATCGAGACATTCACACATTTCAGTACAATCAACTCAGCCCAGTACAGAAACATAGCTTCCATAGACGGACACGACGcacacctttttgttttaattgtaaaatatttgtcttgttttaaatccTTTGAAGACATAAAATATTCTCTCAGAGTGGGGAGATAGTTCACAGACAACATGAAGCgctatgtattttttaattttaattaaacattttgtccTCATATCTTTGTGAAATGGCCTCATTTATAG
The genomic region above belongs to Labrus bergylta chromosome 21, fLabBer1.1, whole genome shotgun sequence and contains:
- the psme3 gene encoding proteasome activator complex subunit 3, encoding MSSLLKVDNEIKTKVDAFRERITSEAENLVASFFPKKLLELDHFLKDPIINISDLKEIHSDINLTVPDPILLPNLHDGLEAQNAKKRKLEDGGEDMVTGTKVFVMPGGMMKSNGNLVDLIEKVKPEIRTLIEKCNTVKMWVQLLIPRIEDGNNFGVSIQEETVAELRTVEGEAASYLDQISRYYITRAKLVSKIAKYPHVEDYRRTVTEIDEKEYISLKIIVSELRNQYVTLHDMILKNIEKIKKPRSSNADALY